In one window of Bacillus horti DNA:
- a CDS encoding sensor histidine kinase, translating to MKIGVKIQLLTTVWLILILVLVNTAVYTIFSTRATTAELNRLMDQTENMVEAVRVNPDSPFSPAELLRTNLPANGLIRVVNEQGEELLIVTKRTDLTALPVQYSDRQQTTTFFHADGEQIAVAMHPIIWSDGSVVSLQVGESLALIQENIRQLGLVLILSTLVVLLPVFIGSRVLGRIILQPIKAMIKTMEEIQRKKTFKQISLKKHSNDELAHMAATFNRMIELLQENFEKQQQFVSDASHELRTPLTVIESYAALLKRWGAKKPDVLEESVEAIHSEAQRMKLLTEQMLRLAKNDTAGEIDVQRVELVELCQDISRTLAKTYQREIRFISTEDSLYGWTDEQLLKQILFILLDNAMKYSEGKVVLQIGKNLNKLYIRVEDEGIGIPAEDLEKVFDRFYRVDKARNRSTGGSGLGLSIASNLVRALNGEIHLESEEGKGTIVTLMLPVPPEKASEK from the coding sequence ATGAAAATTGGTGTTAAAATTCAGCTGTTAACGACCGTTTGGCTCATCTTAATTTTGGTTCTTGTTAACACGGCAGTGTACACGATTTTTTCAACCAGAGCTACTACGGCAGAGCTCAATCGACTCATGGATCAAACTGAAAATATGGTTGAGGCCGTCAGGGTGAATCCAGATTCTCCTTTTAGTCCAGCTGAGTTACTCAGGACAAATTTACCAGCCAATGGATTGATAAGAGTAGTGAATGAACAAGGTGAAGAACTCCTGATCGTGACCAAGCGTACAGATTTAACAGCTTTACCTGTGCAATACAGTGACAGACAACAGACTACAACGTTTTTCCATGCAGATGGAGAACAGATTGCAGTAGCTATGCACCCAATTATTTGGAGTGATGGTTCAGTAGTTAGCTTGCAGGTTGGGGAGAGTCTAGCTTTAATTCAAGAGAATATTAGACAGCTTGGATTAGTTTTAATCCTATCTACATTAGTCGTTTTACTACCTGTATTTATTGGGAGTCGTGTCTTAGGTAGAATCATCCTGCAACCGATCAAGGCAATGATCAAAACGATGGAAGAAATTCAAAGAAAGAAAACATTTAAACAAATATCGCTGAAGAAGCATTCAAACGATGAATTGGCCCATATGGCCGCTACCTTCAACCGAATGATTGAGCTTTTGCAGGAGAATTTTGAAAAGCAGCAGCAATTTGTATCTGATGCTTCTCATGAGCTTAGGACTCCATTAACAGTAATCGAAAGCTATGCGGCTCTTTTGAAACGCTGGGGAGCGAAAAAACCAGATGTTTTAGAGGAATCAGTTGAAGCGATTCACTCAGAGGCTCAGCGTATGAAGCTACTTACGGAGCAGATGCTACGTTTAGCTAAAAATGACACAGCAGGTGAAATAGATGTTCAACGTGTCGAACTGGTTGAGCTTTGTCAGGATATAAGTAGAACACTTGCTAAGACCTACCAACGGGAGATCAGATTCATTTCAACTGAGGATTCTTTGTATGGGTGGACAGATGAACAGCTCCTTAAGCAAATTTTATTTATTTTGCTTGATAACGCGATGAAGTATAGTGAAGGAAAGGTCGTACTCCAAATAGGGAAAAATCTGAACAAGCTATATATTCGGGTTGAGGATGAGGGAATAGGCATTCCTGCAGAGGATTTGGAAAAGGTGTTTGATCGCTTCTATCGAGTAGATAAAGCTCGGAATCGTTCTACAGGGGGGAGTGGCTTGGGATTATCCATAGCTTCAAATCTAGTTCGTGCCCTAAATGGGGAAATCCATTTAGAAAGTGAAGAGGGTAAAGGAACTATTGTGACGCTTATGCTTCCTGTGCCTCCAGAAAAAGCTTCTGAAAAATAA
- a CDS encoding PepSY domain-containing protein, translating into MKKTWISVLLGAVLIAAVGFGIQQTFASPTGQPMSIDEASKIVTDKYPGNVTEVELEKERGKLVYEIDLKGPQGEYDVKLDAVTGEILKVKQEKVLQGNEQSNSNQQNENQGSNTNDREAATGGEQQQTPESTQAQQNSTTMISMDEAVAIALERVPGTLKEAELDRDDGRLVYEIEIKTETGEADIDVDAYTGEIVYFSIESDLD; encoded by the coding sequence ATGAAGAAAACATGGATTTCCGTATTGCTTGGAGCGGTGCTGATTGCAGCTGTAGGATTTGGCATACAGCAAACCTTTGCAAGCCCGACTGGTCAGCCAATGTCTATCGATGAAGCGAGTAAAATTGTGACAGATAAATACCCTGGAAATGTAACAGAGGTTGAGTTAGAGAAGGAACGGGGCAAGCTGGTTTATGAGATTGACTTAAAAGGTCCTCAAGGTGAGTATGATGTAAAGCTTGATGCTGTTACGGGAGAAATTCTTAAAGTGAAGCAAGAGAAAGTTCTCCAAGGAAATGAGCAGTCTAATTCGAACCAGCAGAATGAAAACCAAGGATCAAATACTAATGATAGAGAGGCGGCAACAGGAGGGGAACAGCAACAAACTCCTGAATCCACACAAGCACAACAAAATTCCACTACAATGATTAGTATGGATGAAGCTGTTGCTATTGCTTTAGAACGAGTACCCGGAACATTAAAGGAAGCAGAGCTTGATCGTGATGATGGACGATTGGTTTATGAGATAGAGATTAAGACTGAGACTGGGGAAGCAGATATTGATGTAGATGCTTATACGGGTGAAATCGTATACTTCTCTATCGAATCTGATCTTGATTAA
- a CDS encoding DUF2268 domain-containing protein, translating into MNIKTLRSDQIYQKVAQASPEEKLELFRNEMMAPFMKQWQIQQIPFKAEEANGFDVITMNNMMHRSPEQITPQISSEIELISSDSFWSECEDAVRKSLRLFTEHEINLPVSEYLFTIQLGNPESRALVINEGYSGFGGIPGFITCTLLPNEYTIPRMKAALAHECNHNVRYQFIQWDHTVNLGELIVSEGLAENFATFMFGEELLGPWVTKTSADTLNRRIKPVLREQLQLTGFDKFAPYLYGDEIAKLQNFEPVNMPYSAGYACGYYLIQYYLRKTGKTIFEATITPAAQILDEVKGFWDEETIISG; encoded by the coding sequence ATGAATATAAAAACATTGCGTTCAGACCAAATTTATCAAAAGGTTGCCCAAGCTTCGCCCGAGGAAAAGCTTGAATTATTCAGAAACGAAATGATGGCTCCCTTTATGAAACAATGGCAAATTCAACAAATCCCTTTTAAAGCTGAAGAGGCGAATGGTTTTGATGTTATTACGATGAATAATATGATGCATCGATCCCCTGAGCAGATTACCCCTCAGATTTCGTCAGAGATAGAGCTGATTTCGTCAGATTCTTTTTGGTCAGAGTGTGAGGATGCTGTAAGGAAAAGCCTTCGTCTATTTACAGAACATGAAATAAATCTCCCCGTATCCGAATATTTGTTTACCATACAACTAGGGAATCCGGAAAGCCGTGCCTTAGTCATAAACGAAGGATATAGTGGCTTTGGGGGCATTCCTGGGTTTATCACGTGTACGCTCTTGCCCAATGAGTACACGATTCCTCGAATGAAGGCTGCGCTGGCGCACGAATGTAACCATAATGTGCGATATCAATTTATTCAGTGGGATCACACCGTTAATTTGGGTGAGCTCATTGTAAGTGAAGGATTAGCTGAAAACTTTGCTACGTTCATGTTTGGAGAAGAATTGCTCGGGCCTTGGGTAACGAAAACAAGCGCAGATACACTTAATAGGCGTATAAAGCCTGTGCTTAGAGAGCAATTGCAATTAACAGGGTTCGATAAATTTGCACCGTATCTTTACGGTGACGAGATCGCCAAACTTCAAAATTTTGAACCGGTCAATATGCCTTATAGCGCTGGCTACGCTTGCGGATATTATTTAATCCAATATTATTTAAGAAAAACAGGAAAGACGATCTTTGAGGCCACCATAACACCTGCTGCTCAAATACTAGACGAAGTAAAAGGATTCTGGGATGAAGAAACCATTATTAGCGGTTAA
- a CDS encoding MerR family transcriptional regulator has translation MKKPLLAVKDIVQITGITGRTLHYYDRIDLFKPTHLTEKGYRLYDRSSLEKLQTILFLKEVDFSLKEIADILKLTRQEQKQILKKQSQTLLSKKQRLETIMVALDEYVSGNDISHLQIFNGSSVLPLKEQYANEARFIYGETETYKEFNETLEKLSPDEKEERFQFMEEIFKQIASRIDQDPSSDEVQRLIEEWKKNLMQFMTCDEELLACIAHTYKFDSRFKNYFNQYGNEDLADFLYCAIMHNINR, from the coding sequence ATGAAGAAACCATTATTAGCGGTTAAAGATATTGTTCAGATTACTGGCATTACAGGTCGGACCCTGCATTATTACGATAGAATTGATTTATTTAAACCGACACATCTCACAGAAAAAGGGTATCGCCTATATGATCGAAGCAGTTTGGAAAAACTTCAAACTATTTTGTTCTTAAAGGAAGTAGATTTTTCCTTGAAAGAAATTGCGGACATTTTAAAGCTGACCAGGCAAGAACAGAAACAGATATTAAAGAAGCAGAGCCAAACCTTATTATCAAAAAAACAAAGACTAGAAACCATCATGGTAGCTCTCGACGAATACGTTTCGGGGAATGATATTAGTCATTTGCAAATCTTCAACGGTTCTTCCGTTTTGCCATTGAAAGAACAATATGCAAATGAGGCGAGGTTCATTTATGGTGAAACAGAAACGTATAAAGAGTTTAATGAAACGTTGGAGAAATTATCACCAGATGAAAAAGAGGAACGTTTTCAATTCATGGAGGAAATATTCAAACAAATTGCGTCTCGTATCGATCAGGATCCTTCCTCCGATGAAGTTCAGCGATTAATCGAGGAATGGAAAAAAAATCTAATGCAATTCATGACATGTGATGAAGAGTTACTGGCCTGCATTGCTCATACCTATAAATTCGATTCACGGTTCAAAAACTACTTTAATCAATATGGCAATGAGGATTTAGCAGATTTTCTTTACTGTGCAATCATGCATAATATCAATCGGTAA
- a CDS encoding DUF5946 family protein: MWPEDQGPGTTKGIRRPMNALPLPKVVWSMTIVDVASQMHDSDSYCKLVEQWGRTTLKEMDPLVVKIND, encoded by the coding sequence ATATGGCCAGAGGACCAGGGACCAGGGACCACCAAGGGTATTCGAAGACCAATGAATGCATTACCACTACCCAAAGTAGTTTGGAGCATGACGATCGTCGATGTGGCCTCACAAATGCATGACTCCGATAGTTATTGTAAGCTCGTAGAGCAGTGGGGGCGTACAACACTGAAAGAAATGGACCCACTGGTTGTGAAGATTAATGATTAA